A region from the Mycobacterium heidelbergense genome encodes:
- a CDS encoding DsbA family protein, translating to MADKPKRPPRFDVTSAGGKSGRLVQIGGTAFIVIFAVALVFYIVTSHHKKDAATGAGDTVRVTSGKLVTQPGTSNPKAVVSFYEDFLCPACGNFERTFGPTVSKLIDSGAIAADYSMVSILDSPKNQNYSSRAGAAALCVADESTDAFRRFHTALFSTNIQPDERGTSFPDNARLIELAREAGVVGKVPDCVNGGKYLARVSGEAAAAHINATPTIKINGDEYQPSTPDALVSKIKSIVGDVPGIDTAVAPAAAS from the coding sequence GTGGCCGACAAACCCAAGCGCCCCCCGCGATTCGATGTGACGTCGGCCGGCGGCAAATCCGGCCGGCTGGTCCAGATCGGCGGCACCGCGTTCATCGTGATCTTCGCCGTCGCGCTCGTCTTCTACATCGTGACGTCGCATCACAAGAAGGACGCCGCCACCGGCGCCGGCGACACGGTGCGGGTGACGTCGGGCAAACTGGTCACCCAGCCCGGGACGAGCAACCCGAAGGCCGTCGTCTCCTTCTACGAGGACTTCCTGTGCCCGGCCTGCGGCAATTTCGAGCGCACCTTCGGGCCGACGGTGTCCAAGCTCATCGACAGCGGCGCCATCGCGGCCGACTACTCGATGGTGTCGATCCTCGACAGCCCGAAGAACCAGAACTATTCGTCGCGCGCGGGGGCGGCGGCCCTCTGCGTCGCCGACGAATCCACCGACGCGTTCCGCCGGTTCCATACCGCGCTCTTCAGCACCAACATCCAGCCCGACGAGCGCGGCACCAGCTTCCCCGACAACGCGAGGCTGATCGAACTCGCCCGTGAAGCCGGCGTCGTGGGCAAGGTCCCGGACTGCGTCAACGGCGGCAAGTACCTTGCCAGGGTCTCCGGTGAGGCGGCGGCCGCGCACATCAACGCGACCCCGACCATCAAGATCAACGGCGACGAGTACCAGCCGTCGACGCCCGACGCGCTGGTCAGCAAGATCAAAAGCATCGTGGGCGACGTGCCCGGCATCGACACCGCCGTCGCTCCCGCGGCCGCATCGTGA
- a CDS encoding alpha/beta hydrolase — MTTSPPDAPTRWTSRLQGAVTTAGAQVIPWIPTAVRRGLVRGRSVIIDGNTLDPTLQLVLTGLHAVGIDGLVADDDPGASRARMRETTVGLPGPQVHVEVDDLTLPGPAGDLAARHYRPADGGAAPLLVFYHGGGWALGDLDTHDTLCRLTCRDAGIHVLSIDYRLAPEHPAPAAVEDAYAAFRWAHEHAGELGATPGRVAVGGDSAGGNLAAVVCQRARDDARTTGGPTPVLQWLLYPRTDFTAQTRSLSLFSRGFVLTKRDIDWFESQYLRRSDLDRSDPRVSPLLAESLSGLAPALIAVAGFDPLRDEGESYAAALRAAGTAVDLRYLGSLTHGFANLFQLGGDSAVATGELISALRAHLSRI; from the coding sequence GTCGCCTGCAGGGCGCGGTCACCACCGCGGGCGCCCAGGTCATTCCGTGGATCCCGACCGCCGTCAGGCGGGGGCTGGTCCGTGGTCGTTCGGTCATCATCGACGGCAACACCCTCGACCCCACGTTGCAGTTGGTGCTGACGGGCCTGCACGCCGTCGGCATCGACGGGCTGGTCGCCGACGACGATCCGGGGGCGTCGCGGGCCCGGATGCGCGAGACGACGGTGGGACTGCCCGGTCCGCAGGTTCACGTCGAGGTCGACGACCTGACGCTGCCGGGACCGGCCGGTGACCTCGCGGCGCGGCACTATCGCCCGGCCGACGGCGGTGCCGCGCCCCTGCTGGTCTTCTACCACGGCGGCGGCTGGGCGCTCGGCGACCTGGACACCCACGACACGCTGTGCCGGTTGACGTGCCGTGACGCCGGCATCCACGTGTTGTCGATCGACTACCGGCTGGCTCCCGAGCATCCGGCCCCGGCCGCCGTCGAGGATGCCTACGCGGCGTTCCGGTGGGCCCACGAGCACGCCGGCGAGCTGGGCGCGACGCCCGGGCGCGTCGCGGTGGGTGGAGACAGCGCGGGCGGCAACCTGGCCGCCGTCGTGTGTCAACGGGCGCGCGACGACGCCCGGACCACGGGGGGCCCGACCCCGGTGCTGCAATGGCTGCTCTACCCGCGGACCGACTTCACGGCGCAGACCCGGTCGCTGAGCCTGTTCTCCCGCGGCTTTGTGCTGACCAAACGGGACATCGACTGGTTCGAGTCCCAATACCTGAGGCGGTCGGATCTGGACCGGTCGGACCCGCGGGTGTCGCCCCTGCTGGCCGAGTCGCTGTCCGGGCTGGCGCCCGCGCTGATCGCGGTCGCGGGTTTCGACCCGTTGCGCGACGAAGGCGAGAGCTACGCGGCGGCGTTGCGGGCCGCCGGCACCGCCGTGGACCTGCGGTACCTGGGTTCGCTGACCCATGGCTTCGCCAATCTGTTTCAGCTGGGCGGCGACAGCGCCGTCGCGACCGGCGAGCTGATCTCCGCCCTGCGCGCCCACCTGAGCCGGATCTGA